DNA sequence from the Hoylesella buccalis ATCC 35310 genome:
AGTGTCAAGGACGTGGATGTGATGTCGGCAAACGACTTCAAGAACTTTGTAATCTCCAAATTTGGTGAACAAAGCATGCAAGCCAAGGCTCTTGGCACGAGCGACACCGACTGGCAGAAGGAGGTGCTGCGCACATCTGTTAGCACCGACCACAACATTAACGTGTCGGGTGCGGTGGCTAACTTGCCTTACCGTGTGTCGGTAGGTTATACGAATGAGAACGGTATCGTGAAGACATCCAACATGGAACGTTATACGGGTGCCATCAACTTGAGTCCGCAATTCTTTGACAAGCATCTCTCTGTTCAGTTGAACCTCAAGGGTATTTACAACACCAACCGTTTTGCAGACCTTGGTTCTTTGGGCATGGCAACACAGTACGACCCCACACAGCCCATCTATATGAAAGGGTCTGAATATGGCAACGGCTACTTCATGTATCTCAACGACAAGGGAAAACCCATCGACATTGCTTTGGCTAACCCTGTATCCATCCTCACGGACAAGAGCGACAAGACAAAAGTGTACCGCAGCATCGGTAACGCACAGTTCGACTATAAATTCCATTTCTTGCCCGACTTGCGTGCAAACCTCAATTTAGGATATGATGTTTCCAAGGGAACGGGCGACGTGATAACCGTAGACAACTCTCCTATGTCGTGGACGTGGGGCAACTTCAAGAAAGGATTTGGTGAGAACAGCAGCTTCTGGCAGCTCAAGCGGAATACGTTGTTGGAGTTCTACATGAACTACAACAAGACCTTTGGCGCACACTTCATTGATGCCATGGCAGGTTATTCGTGGCAGCACTTCTATCGTTCGGAATGGACCAAGTACCCCTATTCAGCGGCCAAGACTAAGGAATATGGCAAAGAATTCTACAAGGGCGAGGATGATTTCAGCACCGAGAACTACCTCGTTTCGTTCTTCGGACGTGTGAACTACACCTTATTAGATCGTTATCTCTTGACATTCACTTTGCGTAATGACGGTTCTTCACGCTTCAACAAAGACAATCGCTGGGGTATATTCCCATCGGCAGCATTGGCTTGGCGTATCAACGAGGAGGCTTTCTTGAAAGACGCACGCTGGCTTGATGATTTGAAACTGCGTTTGGGTTACGGTGTGACCGGTCAGCAGAACCTTGGTAGCGGTGATTACCCCTACATGGCACGCTACGCTTATTCACAACCAGGTGCCAATTACTATTTTGGTGACAAGCGTATACAGCTCATTGCACCATTGGCTTATGATGAAAACTTGAAGTGGGAGGAAACCACGACCTATAACGCTGGTCTCGACTTTGGCTTCTTCAAAGGCATGCTCTCGGGTACGCTGGATTTCTATTATCGACAGACCAACAACTTGTTGAACACTGTTACGGCACCAGCTGGCACCAACTTCAGCAATGAGTTACTTACCAATGTCGGCACATTGGAAAACAAAGGTGTGGAACTATCGTTGACTGCACATCCTATTACAACTAAGGATTTCCAGTGGACACTGGGTTACAACGTGTCGTACAACAAGAACACCATCACCAAACTGACGTTCAACGACGACCCCAAATATAAGGGCGTGATACATGGTGGTATCGATGGTGCCACAGGTTACAACATTCAAATTAATGCTGTTGACAAGCCATACAACTCGTTTTATGTGTTTGAACAGATGTATGATGAGAACGGAACTCCTATTGAAGGAGCTTATGTAGACCAGAACAACGACAATAAGATTGATGAAGGCGACCTTATTCCTTACAAGAAATCGGCTCCTGATGTTTACATGGGTTTGACATCGCAGCTGAATTACAAGAACTGGGATATGTCGTTCGCACTCCGCTCGAGCATTGGCAACTATGTGTACAACAACACACAGTCTAACCGTGAGGCATGGGACGGTTCACAGATGTACGACCAGACAGGCTTCTTGAAGAATCGTCTAAACTCTGCCGCCAACAAGAACTTCCATACGGGACAGTACCGCAGCAGCTACTACGTGCAGAAAGCTGACTTTGTTCGCATGGACAACATCTCGCTCGGCTACACATTCAATAAGCTGTTCAATGATAAACAGTCCGCTCGTCTGTATTTCACCGTGCAAAATCCGTTTGTCATTACCAACTATAGCGGTATTGACCCTGAAATCAGCGGCGAGGGTATAGACAACAAGATTTATCCGAGACCTATTTCGTTTATGTTTGGTTTCAATTTCAAATTCTAAATAGCAACTCAAAATGAAAAGATATCATATTAAAAAGTCATTATTCTTGCTCTTGTCAGGAGCATTGTTAGGAATGACCTCCTGTGTAGGAGACTTGGATACCGAACCGTTGGACAAGGATGAATTAGTGTCTAATGTAGTGTTCAAAAACGACATCAACGCCTACACCGAGAGCCTCGCCAAGATTTATGCAGGCATGGTGATAGGTGGAAACAAAGGTGGAGACGCTGAGCAAGACGTCAAAGGAATCGACGGAGGCTCGCAGGCTTCTTTCATACGTGTGTTGTGGAACATGCAGGAACTGGCATCCGACATGGCTCACTGTGCATGGAACGACCCAGGAATCCCTGGCTTCAACCATCTTTCTTGGGATTCATCAAGTCCATGGATCAAGGGTTCGTATTACCGATTGGCGTACCAAATCAACTTGGCGAATGCTTTCCTTCGTGAGACCACTGACGACAAGCTGAGTAGCCGCGGTTGTAACGAGCAAGTTAAGCAGACGGTAAAGACGTATAGAGCTGAGGCTCGATTCCTGCGTGCGCTCACTTACATGTACGCCCTTGACCTGTATCGCAACTATCCGTTCTTTGATGAGAATAGTACAATAGGTAGCGAGCGTCCACAACAAATTATGAAGGACGACCTTTATAAATATGTGGAGAAAGAATTACTGGAATGCGAGAAGGATCTTGCTGCTCCTGTTGTAGGCTGGAACAAGAATTATGGCAACGCTAACAAGGCTGCCGCATGGGCTGCTCTGTCGCGTTTGTACCTCAATGCAGAGACTTACGTGGGGCAGAAGAAGTACACCGAGTGCATCACTTATAGCAAGAAAATCATTGCAGCAGGTTATGAGCTGGAACCCAACTATGGCGACATGTTCAAGGCGGACAACGATCACTCCAAGGAAATGATTTTCCCACTTCGCTACGAAGGTGCT
Encoded proteins:
- a CDS encoding RagB/SusD family nutrient uptake outer membrane protein is translated as MKRYHIKKSLFLLLSGALLGMTSCVGDLDTEPLDKDELVSNVVFKNDINAYTESLAKIYAGMVIGGNKGGDAEQDVKGIDGGSQASFIRVLWNMQELASDMAHCAWNDPGIPGFNHLSWDSSSPWIKGSYYRLAYQINLANAFLRETTDDKLSSRGCNEQVKQTVKTYRAEARFLRALTYMYALDLYRNYPFFDENSTIGSERPQQIMKDDLYKYVEKELLECEKDLAAPVVGWNKNYGNANKAAAWAALSRLYLNAETYVGQKKYTECITYSKKIIAAGYELEPNYGDMFKADNDHSKEMIFPLRYEGAETMTWGGMTALLCWGSAQFQEETNAKGAWQGVRAKSSLLKLFTNEKKHEEDTRFAMLRLDGTKNVEIVKEGDFKDNGIPVTKFYNINKDGSKPESSEAYVDFPLFRLGEIYLNLAEAVLRGGTGATKNEAMNYLNELRKRAYKEKTVAPIDDNNFTLKFLLDERGRELFFEAQRRTDLVRFGKYTSADYVWPWKGGVAEGKAVDDKYKIFPLPSDDIGSNQNLKQNDDY
- a CDS encoding SusC/RagA family TonB-linked outer membrane protein, with protein sequence MKQVNFTLPLRMLTLLCVLVLSVSAFAQQIAVNGHVKDETGEPIIGATIRVVGQTGGTVTDFDGNFTINANTGDKISVSYIGYDVFEAPATAKMTITLKEAKGESINEVVVIGYGRVKKNDLTGSVTALNAEKMVKGAVTSATDMLVGKAAGVSVITDGGAPGAGATIRIRGGSSMSASNNPLVVIDGVPVDDGGINGMANPLSTVHPDDIATMTVLKDASATAIYGSRASNGVILITTKKGKAGGIQVGYSGSVKVSTSVKDVDVMSANDFKNFVISKFGEQSMQAKALGTSDTDWQKEVLRTSVSTDHNINVSGAVANLPYRVSVGYTNENGIVKTSNMERYTGAINLSPQFFDKHLSVQLNLKGIYNTNRFADLGSLGMATQYDPTQPIYMKGSEYGNGYFMYLNDKGKPIDIALANPVSILTDKSDKTKVYRSIGNAQFDYKFHFLPDLRANLNLGYDVSKGTGDVITVDNSPMSWTWGNFKKGFGENSSFWQLKRNTLLEFYMNYNKTFGAHFIDAMAGYSWQHFYRSEWTKYPYSAAKTKEYGKEFYKGEDDFSTENYLVSFFGRVNYTLLDRYLLTFTLRNDGSSRFNKDNRWGIFPSAALAWRINEEAFLKDARWLDDLKLRLGYGVTGQQNLGSGDYPYMARYAYSQPGANYYFGDKRIQLIAPLAYDENLKWEETTTYNAGLDFGFFKGMLSGTLDFYYRQTNNLLNTVTAPAGTNFSNELLTNVGTLENKGVELSLTAHPITTKDFQWTLGYNVSYNKNTITKLTFNDDPKYKGVIHGGIDGATGYNIQINAVDKPYNSFYVFEQMYDENGTPIEGAYVDQNNDNKIDEGDLIPYKKSAPDVYMGLTSQLNYKNWDMSFALRSSIGNYVYNNTQSNREAWDGSQMYDQTGFLKNRLNSAANKNFHTGQYRSSYYVQKADFVRMDNISLGYTFNKLFNDKQSARLYFTVQNPFVITNYSGIDPEISGEGIDNKIYPRPISFMFGFNFKF